The Christiangramia forsetii KT0803 DNA segment GGTAAAATCTCCATCAATGTCACCATCAAAATCACTGGTGTCATCAAATAATACAGAATTGTTGACACTAACTTCAGCGACTACCAGATCTTCCTGGTCATCATTATTTGAACAACCAATAAAAAGGGTTGTTAAAAATAGAATAGGAATTACAAATTTCATTGATTTCATGGGATTGGATTTATTAGGTTCCCTTCAAAAATACAGGAATTTTGTAATTTCATCCTAGCAAAGTTTATAGACGATATTAAAATCCAGTTCTTTATGTAAATTCTAGAGGAGTAATTTTAAAAAATCGCTATTTAAAAGTTTTCATGATCATATATCAAACAGCGCTTTATAAAGTGAGTTTGTAAAATTTCTTGTGTGCATGTGATGGTTGCCTTGAAGGAATCTTCTTCTTCTTCTTCTTCTATACCTAAAAAATGTAGGGGCTGTAAAAAGAGTCTACCATTAATTATATTTCTATAGGTTAGCTATAAATTGCTAAAAAATCCAGATGATATTTATTTTCCAATGACTGGGTAAATCGTCATCTTCCTCGTCCTGAACAATTCCTTTAAGTTTCATCTTTCCAGGTTTTAGTTCTGATACCAGATCGCCAGAAAGACTGTAAGTTTCAGTTTCAGTATGGAGTTGAAAATTATTATTCTTCTCAATTAATTTTCCCTCTATGACTACTTCAGCTTTTTTGGCGGAAAAACCATTTTTCTTGACTTCCTCCTGGATTTGTTTAAGACTTAAACTATTATTTTCCGAAAGTTCAAGATAAGCTTTACCATCATTTAAACTCACCCTTACCTTTTCCAGCCCATCCATTTTTTTAAGCCCGCGTTCAAGGCCATAGGCACAAGGTGCACAATCCATTCCAAAAACTTCCTGATCTACTTTGGTGATTTGGGCATCGGAACTTATGGTCCCAAACACTGCCACTACCATAATTAATGCTATTCTTTTCATTTTACTCTTTTTTTATGTTTAAAATTCTCCTTTAATATCCGTTATAGCCAATAACTTATGTTCAATGATACCCGGTACTTTTCACGGGGCGTATTCGGTATTAGATCCTGAACCACCGGGAACAATGCCCCGAAGGAAATTCCCCAGGGCCCGGCAAGTCCTAAAATAGAAGGACCAACCAATACTTTTTTACTTCGTTCATCCGTAGAAAAAAATTGTCCGTTAACTTTATTATCTCCGGGAAATTCGGCCAATGATTCTACAAATATCCGCCAGTCAGGTTTAGGGTAATCCCCCATAAAGATATTGGGACGATAACCTATCACCATGCTTGCATAGGGTAAATCGCCTAATTGCTGGTTGTCCTTTTCAAAATAATATTGGTAACCGCCACCTAACCAGGCGTACCACGTACGTGAGGCATATCCCGTAGAAATGGCGCCATGAATAGAGTTCCCTACATTTACCTGTCCGCGAACATCCTCAGTAGGGGCAGATACCCCTAAAATTGCTGTGGATTCAAACCTCTTTCCTACCCCAAAAGCATTTGAAAAAAAACGATACCACAAAGCAGCCTCGATATCTCCATTGGAAGGCATCATACTATTTCCACGCGTTCGTGGAGCATTTTCCAGACGCTCAATCACAGTAGGAGTGGTAAAAGTAACCTGTAAATCTTCCGTAATGCCATAGAAAAATGTATACCGAAGCATATAAGAGGCTTCGTCTTCGGTCGCTATGCTCATTCCGGCAGCGTTCATGTTTATACCGCCTTTCGCCAGGGTGGGCGTCTGCAAACCATAAATAGGGCCATGTCCCTGGGCTTTTACTTGATACAGTGTCAATAATCCTATACCCAGGATCAAAAAATATTTTTTCATTTTAATTATATTATAATTCTAAAAATTTTTGAATGGGAAAAAGTAAATAGGCTGCAAAAAGTCCAAAAAGATATAACACAAAGGAAAACCATAAGATCCCTTTGCTCCATTTAGCTGCTGTATCACAGGCCGTTTCATTTCCGTCTTCATCTATTTCACAGCTCTGCTGCCGTTTTCTTCCGTAGAACAACCAGAAGTTAAAGCCTATCATAATCCCGGCAATCAAAAAAGTCCAGCTTTTATAGCGGCTCAGGCTAAACAACCAGGGAATATCTGAAGCCAGGCCGGCCACCACAGCTCCCATTCCTAGAGCTACCAATAATGATGGTAACGCGCAACATAAGAGTGTGGAAACGGAGGTGAATAGCGATCCTATACTTACAAAATCTTCTTTTATTTTGGCAAACATCTTTATTTTTTTAAACAAGGGATTAAATGTACACCGGAAGCCCGGGTGGTATCCAAACTTCTAGAGGCTTTTTTTTTTAGGTGGTTGTGGATGAGAGATTGGATAGTATTTTTCCCTACTTTATAATCCCGTTTATAAAAAAGGAGCAACTTTTTAGCCGCTCCTTTTAAAAAAAATTTCACATTTTTTTTAAGCTGCCATTTCTTTACAGCTTTCGGCACAGGTTCGACATTTTTCTGCGCATTGCTGGCAAACTTCACTGTCAAACTTTGCACATTCATCAGCACAGGCTTTACATAAGTCGGCACAAATTCCGCAAACACGTTTTGAGTAATCAGACTGGCTGGCTAATAGCTGGACGCACGCACTGCATAAAGCAATACAATCCAGACAAAATTTGTGGCATTGTTTCATGTCGGGTTCCCCCAAATGTTGGTCAAGGCAAATTCTCGCCGCAGTAATGCAGGCGTTGCAATCATCGATACATTTTTGCATTTCTGAACTTAATGGTTTCATAATTTAAATGGTTTTAGTTACTTTCTGATTTGCTCGGAAATCAGAAATAAAAGATTAAGAGCCGAACCTCTTTTCAAATATCGACTCATAGCCCGGGGGGCAGGCAAGCCGATTAATAAAGATTTAACATTTTAATTTGATTAAAAAAAAGGCAGCCAAAAATGGCTGCCATAAAAAGTTTCAGATTTTAATTTCAGTACGATGGTTTTGCTAACTGGCTTTTCCTATTCCTGCTTCGATAAGTTTTTCTTTGCTTATACCATTGTTTGTACAGCACTCAAGCAATTTTCCATCAACCGCCACCGAGGGAATTCTCTTTACACCGTACTCCTGCACTTTGTCTATACAGGTTTTATCCTCACATTGTTCCACCAGGTTATAGGTGGTAATCTCGCAACTATCGCAGGACATCTCTTTCACCATTTTTACAACCGGATCACAAACCGGACAATTTGCCGTAAATATTTCTATTTGTCTTTTCATTTTTTTTTGAATTTAAATTAACAATCAGTTTTATCCTTCTTATTAAAGAACAATCCAAAGATAAGAGCGGAACCGGGGTGGTCTCCAAATAAAAAACCTGCTTTTTTACGACAGATTTTTATTAGTATTAAAATTAAATGGAAAATTTTTGAATGTTTTACTCTGATCTATTTTCGGAAATGTAAGATTCCAGCCTTCGTTTAAGTTCATCAATCTCCTTCATTTTATCGGTAAGGCTGTTAAGCTCAAGGTCGGGAAATTGTTTGCGAATAAATTCAATTCGCTCTTCATTACCGCAATTACCGGGACAGGCTTCCACAGTTTCTGAAATTGTGATCGCCAGCGCTTTGCGGTACACTTCATCTAAAAGAAGAAAATGCGCCTTATCAAGTCCTTTTTGCGCCGCTTTGAACTGGATCAGAATCTTTTCTGGATCTTTATTTTCATCCAGCATTTTTATAAGTCCGTTAAGCTGGCCGCTGATGCTCTGCAAGCGAGTTTTTATATCTTTACTTAGATCTCTAGGAATCATACTTTTAATTTTCAGCAAGATACATCTGGAGTGGGGGAGGTCACCAAAAATATTTTAAATTTTTAGCAGCAATTTGTTCCTTCCTGAATGGGTGGACAGGCAACATTACCATAAGAACAATAAACACAGCAATCACCTTCTTTTGGTTTTAATAAATGCTTACAATTATCACATTGGTAAAAAAACTGACAGGCTGTTGTGGGCATTTCCTCTTCTTTTGTGTGTCCGCAACCAGGACATTTAATGGTAGAAACTAGTTCTATTTCCATAATCTATTTGTTTTTAAAGCATATGAGGGATATCTGATGACAGAGTTGGATACGTAAATATCATCGTCCTTAACTCATTAATTTTCATTTTGGTCTTTATCGCCATGGCGAATAAATTGATGGTTTCTTCCGCGTTAGGGCCTATTAGATGTGCGCCAAGAATAGTCTGATTTTCTTTATTAATGATGGTTTTATAGGCATATTCCTTAACATTCAGTCTTTTTGCATTGAACCAGCTTTCCGCATGGTTATAATTGACCTGATATTCTATCTGTTTTGATTTGGCTTCTGCTTCGGTTAATCCTACTGATGCCAGGATAGGCAAAGTAAAAACTACAGAAGGCATTGGGGGATAATTGACTTTTTTCTTGTTCCCTTTGATGATATTTGATGCCACAATATGCCCTTCCATTACTGCAACAGGTGTAAGGGGTAATCCTCTTGAATCTGCCGAATCTCCCGCTGCATAAATATTAGGGTTAGAGGTACTTTGAAGGTATTCGTTGACTGTGATTCCTTTTTTTGAAAAAGAGATGCCAGCTTTTTCCAAATCTAAATCAAAGATAGCGGGAGGACGACCGGCTGAGTTAAAGACTGATGCTGTTTTATACGTGGTCTCTTTTCCATTTGATTTTCCAGTTACTACATAATGGTCTTCTTTCTTTTCAATTTTAGAGACTTCGGTTTCCAAAACCAGTTTAATTCCTAGCTTTCGGGTTGCGTCCACAAGATGTTGTACAATGTCACGATCAAAGTTTTCCAATGGAAATTCTCCACGATGTAATATAGTTACATCGGCACCAGCCCGTGCAGCGATATGAGCAAATTCAAAGGCAATGTAGCCACCTCCAATAAATAAAAGTGATTTAGGTAGCTTTTTTAGGTTAAGGAAATCTGTACTTGAAAGTGCCAAATTTCCACCTTCAAAATCCAGTACCCGGGGTTTTGCACCTGTTGCGATTACGAATTTATCAGCTTCAATAACTTCATCACCTACCTGTAAGGTGTTATCAGATAAAAATTTAGCTGAAGTGTGATAGGTATCTATGTCTTTATTCTTATATCCTTTTTCAATTTTAGGAGGCATGGCATCGACAAAAGATTCTTTAAAAGCCATAATATCTTCCCAATTGACTTCTGGTACGGTATCTATTCCATTTCCTTTAAGCCTTTGCGCAAAATCACGTACTTCAGTTGCTCCTATAATCACCTTTTTAGGATCACAGCCTCTTAGGGCACAGGTTCCACCGTAGGGAAGTTCATCAGTAATGCCCACCTTTAGGCCTTTGGAGGCACATTTATTAGCAACAGTCATACCCGACATCCCGGAACCTATTACAAATACATCATATTTTTTCATCTACTTCTCTTTTTTATTTTCTGTATCGATTACTTTATAACCAGTTGTATTTATTGCTTTTCTGATTGCGGTTAAATCGACTTTAGTTTTATCATATTCTACCACGGTATTACTATTTGCGTAACTCGCCTTGACTGATAAAATACCATCCAGATTATTTACCTCACTTTCTACGTGGGCTTCACAGCCTGCGCAGGTCATTCCCTCAACTTCAAAGGTGTGCTTTATTATGTTTGATTGAGAAACATACACTATATCTTTACTGGGCTGTGAATAAAATATATTGGAATAATAAGGGAAAGCCAGCATCAATCCGGCAAATACTGTTACCATGAACAGAAAATTTTTGGACTGCCAAAAAGATGGTTTTTCTTCCTCATCACAGGCACAATCTATTTCTTCTTGTGTTTTAGGTTTCAATTTTAAATACCAGGCCAAACCAAGAATTCCTATAGTAAGCGCAATCAAATAAGGACGAAAAGGTTCTATCCAGGAAAATGTGGTGACAAGTCCACTACTACCTGCTAAAATTGCCAGGAGGGGAGTAATACAACATACGGAAGCAGTTACTGCAGTAAGCATGCTAACAAAAGCTGTGCTATTTGACTTATTGGAAGATTTCATTTTACGCAGTTTTTTTTACCATTTTGATTGTAGTGAAAACAGCATTAAGTAGAGCTGTTTTATCCTTCACTAATGAATAGTACAAAGTTTGCCCCTCTCGTCTTGAGGAGATAAAACCTGCATCTTTAATTTTGCGGATGTGTTGGGATATTGCCGGTACACTCATTTCTAAAATATCAGCAATATCACAAGGACATAATTCGTCTTCCATGTTCAAGAGGAATAAAATTTTTAAGCGTACCTCGCTACCAGCAATCGATAGTAGTTTGGTCATATCTTTAAAATTATCATCCATTCTTTCCAAAGTGTTTTTACAATTAAGAAGTTGTTGATGATCAGCTTGGGCTCTTGTACACGAAATTTCCATGGTCAATCTTTGATTTAGACTTCAAAGTTATAATAAAATAAGTATTTAAGCAAATGCTTAAATATAATCTTGGAAACCGTATATTTGATTCATATGTAAATCCTATAAGAAAGTGGGAGGGACTCTAAATTGACAATTACTCGCAGAAAATATTTAAAAATAATTTATTTATACTGAAATAAATTTCAAACCATCATGAGAGGAAATATTGGTACTTCAATTTAGAGGAAGTTACTGTTTTTCTTTACCACAGGGGAGAATGTTGTTTCGAAATATCAATTCATGAAAGCAATTTTTGCAGATACGGCTACCAAAACACCGGTATCCTAATTTAAATGAAGCATTGGTAAATATACTTTGGGATAATATCAATTATCCCAAAGTATATTTACTAAAACCACTTAATTCATAAATTCTAGGTGAATGCTCCTTTGTGGATCCGTCAATTTAAGGTACCACTCTTGTCTTTAGAATTCCCATCTTGGTTAAGATTCTAACAGCATTACTGTACCAAGTCCGCCATCAGCACATACACTTACAATAGCTCTTTTTCCCGTCCCTCTTTTTGCCAGCTCTTTGATCGCCTGGTTAATAATTCTGGCGCCGGTTGCGGCAAAAGGATGGCCTATGGCTATGCTGCCACCATTCGGATTTATATTTTTCCGGGGAAACTCACCGAAATCGAACGAAGTGCCCACTTTTTTCAAATGCTCCTTATCCTCAAGTAATTGAATGTTTGCAACAACCTGAGCTCCAAATGCTTCGTGAATTTCCCATAGGTCAATTTCATTATAGCTAAGTTTATGTCGTTCCAATAACCTGGGTATGGCATAGGTTGTCGCCATTAACAGCCCATCTTCCTCAATATTTACAGCAGCAATTTCCCAATCGATAAGTTTTACGGCATATGAATCCTTTGGGAACTTTTCTTTTCCTTTTTCCTTACATACCCATAATCCCGCGGCACCATCAGTAAGTAATGAAGAGTTCCCTGCGGTAAGGGTGCCATTCCCGGATTCTTTATCAAAAACGGGATTTAAAGAACTTAGTTTTTCCAGGTTAGTATCCTCCCGTGGTATGGTATCACGATCTAATCCTTTAACCGGGGTGATGAGATCAGCGAAAAACCCATCTTTGCGGGCTTTAATATAATTTTGATGGCTTTTAAGAGCTATTTCGTCCTGTGGTTTTCTTTTTATATCAAGCCGCTTGGTAGTAATTTCTGAATGTTCTCCCATACTCAAGCCTGTACTTCTATTAGAAACACTGGGAATAAACAAGCGAATATTTCCAAATTTCAAATCTTTAAGTTTCCCTATTTTTTCCTTGAAACTTTTTGCTTGAAAAAGTCTTCTTAACCAATCTGAAAAATCCTGGTTTAATCCCAACTGAATCCTACTCATACTTTCCGTTCCACCAGCCAATGCAATTTGATCCTCATTTATTAGGGAAGCAGCTTCAATCGCAGCCATCATACTGGTACTACAGGCCATGATAGTGGTAAAAGCGGGAATGGTTTGATCCAGCCCGGCATCCATTATAATTTCACGGGCTAAATTACTGTACCCAAGATTAGGTGCGACAGAGCCCCATATTAATAAATCGGGATTCAATTTTTTATTTTCTATCATTGCTTTAACCACCGGGAGGGATAAATTTATTACATCCAGATCCTTTAATTCTTTATCAACCTTCGCAAAAGAGGTTCTCACTCCGGCTATTAGCCAAACGGTATCAACTGTTGTTTTCATATTAATTATATTTATGTAATATACAAACTAAATAAAATTGTGTATCTAATGGTTTAAAAATATAATTGATCTGTTTTCAATAAGTTGAAGTAATTAGAACTAATTCGATCAATTTTTTGATAGAGTAAAAAGTTGAATTAATTTTCTTATCTTTGCGGTTAATAATGAAGAAAGGATTTAATAAAATACTATCAATGACCCTGGCACTACTCGTGTTTGGCACCTCAATTACTTATGCGGTGGAAATGCATTTTTGTGCTGAAAATTTAGTAGATTTTTCCTTTTTCAACAATTCTTCTAATTGCGCAGAATTAGACAGTAATGAAGAATTAATAGAAATTTGTGCGGTCTCAGAAGTACCTTGTTGCAATAGCGAACAAGTTGTAATTGAGGGTCAGGATACTTTGGTGAAATCTAATTTTGAAGATCTCACCTATAATCAGCAACTTTTCTTAACCTCATTTGGTTATTCTTTTATTAATCTATTTGAAGGATTGGAGAGAAATGTTGTACCTTTTGCCTCCTATATTCCACCACTCCTGGTACGGGATATTCTAATTTTAGATCAGACTTTCCTTATTTGATTTTTTAAGTATTATAAAATTAGCCCATCGGTATTTCTGATGCAGGCTTTTCTATGCTTATTTCTTTTTAAGAAGTATTTATAATTACTTAATAATCAAATATATGCTAAATAAAAGTATAAAATTTTTAATAGAAAACAAGCTGGTAGCTATATTGCTATTAGTACTATTTGTCGGTTGGGGAGTGGTTAACGCCCCGTTCGATTGGGGAACCGGGATTTTACCAAGTGATCCGGTAGCCGTTGATGCTATTCCTGATATAGGTGAAAATCAACAAATTGTATATACAAAATGGGATGGAAGATCCCCTCAGGATATAGAAGATCAAATTACCTATCCACTTACTACTTCTTTACTAGGTATCCCGGGAGTAAAGACTATCCGAAGTTCATCAATGTTCGGCTTCTCCGCAATTTATATCATTTTTGAAGAAGACATAGAATTTTATTGGAGCCGTAGCCGTATCCTGGAAAAATTAAATTCCCTGCCCTCTGGATTGCTTCCAGAAGATGTTAATCCTTCATTAGGACCAGATGCCACTGGCTTAGGGCAAATATTCTGGTACACACTTGAAGGCAGGGATAAAGATGGAAATGTAACCGGGGGATGGGATTTACATGAATTAAGGAGTATTCAGGATTTTTATGTAAAATACGCTTTATCTGGTGCTAGCGGTGTGTCAGAGGTTGCTTCGATAGGTGGTTTTGTTCAGGAGTATCAAATAGATGTAGATCCGGAATTAATGCGCCAATATAATATAGGCCTACAAAAAGTTGTAGAAGCGACACGGAAAAGTAACCGGGATATTGGAGCCCAGACCCTAGAAATTAATAAAGCAGAATATCTTGTTCGTGGCCTGGGATATATTGAATCTATAGAAGATATACAAAATGCTGTTGTAACATCTGAAGAATTTGCCTCTATTCGGATAAAAGATATCGCTAAGGTTACCTTAGGCCCCAAGACCCGCCGTGGTCTCCTGGATAAAGAAGGAGCTGAAGTGGTAGGTGGTGTTGTGGTTGCCCGCTACGGGGCGAACCCACTAGAAGTAATTAATAATGTTAAAGACAAGATAAATGAAATAAGTGCAGGATTACCTTCAAAAGAATTGAGTGACGGAAGGACATCCCAGGTTACCATAGTTCCGTTTTATGATCGTACCGAGCTTATCCAGGAAACACTGGGGACATTAAATGAAGCGCTAACCCTTGAAATCCTTATTACCGTCCTGGTGATTATCATAATGGTCTTCAATCTTAGAGCCTCCATTCTCATCTCCGGATTGTTGCCAGTCGCAGTCTTAATGGTATTCATATCTATGAAACTCTTTGGAGTACCCGCCAATATAGTGGCACTATCTGGAATAGCAATTGCCATTGGTACTATGGTAGATGTCGGGGTAATACTTTCAGAAAATATTATCAGGCATCTGGATGAGGATAAGGACCGGTTATCCATTAATGAAATAGTTTATAATGCTACGGCAGAGGTCTCAGGGGCTATTTTAACAGCGGTTCTGACTACAATTATCAGCTTCCTTCCCGTTTTCACCATGGTTGGTGCAGAAGGAAAATTGTTCCGGCCACTTGCTTTTACCAAAACAATGGCTTTGACAGCATCGCTCGTTGTGGCCTTATTTTTAATCCCACCTTTCGCGGCAATATTTTTCAAAAAAAGAAATATTAAGACAGTGGCCGGTTATACGGTTAACGCTATCGTAATTGCCCTGGGGATTACCGCGCTTATTTTTGGACATGTATTAGGCCTGGTACTGGTGGCATTTGGAATCACCGGAATTCTTCTTCTTAAAAAGAAGATTTCGCCAAAACGATCCAATTTGATTAATATTATTATTTCAAGTTTTACCATAGTTTATCTTCTCGCAGCTTACTGGAGACCGCTTGGTTTTGACCGAAGTATATTTATGAACCTCATATTTGTGAGTTTAATTGCTTTCGGACTGCTGGGAACATTCGCCGTTTTCAGAAGATATTATACCAGGATCCTAAGATGGACCTTAAGAAATAAAATATTGTTTTTATCCATTCCTACGGCTATTGTAATTTTTGGGGTGGTGATAATGCAAAATACGGGTAAGGAATTTATGCCTTCCCTTAACGAAGGTTCCTTTCTATTGATGCCTACTTCCATGCCACACGCAGGGGTAGAAGAGAACAAGCGGATTTTAAGGCAACTGGATATGGCCGTGGCCAATATTCCTGAAGTAAAAACGGTAGTTGGTAAAGCCGGACGTACAGAATCAGCTTTAGATCCAGCGCCACTGTCTATGTACGAGAATATTATTCAGTATAAATCTGAATATATGCGCAATGAAGAGGGGGAACGCCAACGCTACAGGGTAAACGAGGATGGCCTTTTTATACTTGATGATGGAAAATTAAGTATCAATCCCAATTTAGAGATAGATGAAGATGCAGATGGATATGCCCAGGATAAACTCAGGGATCCGTTTTCTCTAAAAAGAGAAGACCTGATCCCGGATGAAGATGGGGAGTATTTTAGAACATGGCGCCCGGAAATAAAATCGGCTGACGATATATGGAATGAGATTGTAAGGGTTACCAAACTTCCAGGTATTACTTCGGCCCCTAAGCTTCAACCTATTGAAACAAGACTCGTAATGCTGCAAACAGGAATGCGTGCTCCTATGGGTATTAAAGTGAAAGGGCAGGACCTTAGGGAAATTGAAGCCTTTGGGTTGAAACTTGAAGAGATCATAAAAGAAGCGGAGGGTGTTAAAGATGAAGCTGTTTTTGCTGACCGTATTGTAGGAAAGCCCTATCTACTTATTGATATAAATAGGGAACGTTTAGCCAGGTACGGAATTGCGATAGAAGATGTCCAGCGTACCCTCCAGGTTGCCATTGGGGGAATGCAAATTACAGAGACTGTTGAAGGGCGTGAACGTTATGGTGTTAGGGTAAGGTATCCCCGCGAATTACGGGAAAACCCCCAGGATATAAAGGATATTTATGTGCCGGTGCAAAATGGCAGTCCTGTTCCTTTGGGAGAACTGGTAGACGTACGCTATGAACAGGGTCCCCAGGTTATTAAAAGTGAAGATACTTTTTTAATCGGCTATGTATTATTTGATAAATTAGATGGGTTTGCAGAGGTAAACGTCGTAGAAAATGCTCAGGCAGTAATCCAGGAGAAAATAGATTCTGGTGAACTTGTGGTGCCTAAGGGGATTACTTATCGATTTACCGGTACCTATGAAAATCAGCTCCGTGCAGAGAAAACCTTGTCTATAGTTGTGCCTCTGGCACTGGTTATCATTTTCCTGATCCTGTATTTTCAGTTTAAATCTGTTTCTACTTCATTAATGGTCTTTACCGGTATCGCGGTAGCTTTTGCCGGAGGGTTTCTGATGATCTGGTTTTATGGCCAGGATTGGTTCTTAGATTTCAACTTTTTTGGTGAAAATCTACGGAACCTGTTCCAGATACACCCTATTAACCTAAGTGTGGCCGTATGGGTTGGTTTTATAGCCCTTTTTGGAATCGCCACCGATGACGGGGTAGTTATGGCCACCTACCTAACACAAACCTTTGATAGAAATGATCCAGAAAATAAGGACGAGATAAGGGATTCTATTGTTGAGGCGGGTGAGAAAAGGATTCGACCTTGTCTAATGACCACGGCAACAACCATTCTAGCCTTATTGCCCATATTAACATCAACAGGGCGGGGTAGTGATATCATGATACCTATGGCAATACCCAGCTTTGGCGGGATGCTCATCGCCCTTATGACACTCTTCGTGGTACCTGTATTGTTTAGTTGGAAAAAAGAATTTGCACTTAAAAGAAAGAACAAATGAGATATATAATTGTAATAATCACCTTGTTGATTTTCACGCAGTCCCGGGGGCAGGATTTACAGTCATACCTTCAGGAGGCGGAAATAAACAATCCGGAGATCCAGGCCTTTGAACTTCGCTATGATATTGCTGAAGAAAAGGTCAATGAAGTGAATACCCTGCCCAATACAGAGGTAAGCGGGGGGTATTTTGTAAGTGAACCTGAAACCCGGACGGGGGCACAATCCGTAAGATTTTCGGCCAGGCAGATGATTCCCTGGTTTGGGACTATTACGGCAAGGGAAAATTATGCGTCCGCACTGGCAGATGCTGAATATATTGAAGTCGCCATTGCAAAGCGAAAATTAAAACTCGCTGTCTCCCAGTCCTATTACCGGTTGTATGCGATTGAAGCCAAACAACGTGTTTTAGAGGAGAATATCGAACTTCTGGATACTTACGAGAGGCTGGCACTTACCTCCCTTGAAGTCGGAAATGCTTCTGCGGTAGACGTTTTACGCTTGCAAATAAGACAAAACGAACTGGTGGAAAAAAAGGAAGTACTGGAACAGGATTTCTTGGCAGAACAAAGCGAGTTCAATAATCGTCTGAACCGGGAGGAAGGGGAGCAGGTAGTGGTATATGATTCTGTACCATTGCCCTCAGAAGATTTTATAATATCTGTAGATAATTTAAACAACCACCCAGAATTGTTGAAATATGATGAACTTTATGAATCGGTAGAGCTGGCCGAAGTCCTAAATCAGAAAGAATCGTTGCCTGACCTGGGTTTTGGGGCAGATTATGTTGCAGTGACCGAACGGCCGGACATGGACTTTAATGATAATGGCAAGGATATTTTTATGCCAATGGTCTCGCTATCGATCCCTATTTTTAATAACAAATATAAATCGATATCAAGGCAAAATGAACTCCGGCAATTAGAATTGGACGCGCAAAAGGATGAGCGCCGAAACCAACTGGAAACAACGCTGGAAAGGGCCCGTAGCAACCGGGAAGCTTCCCGCATCACCTATAACACTCAATTAAATAATCTGGAACAGGCCAGGGACGCCGAGGAGGTTCTGATTAGAAGTTATGAAACCGGCACTATTGATTTTAATGATGTGCTGGACATTCAAGAATTACAGCTAAAATTTCAAATAGGATTGATTGAAGCAACTAAGAATTATTATGTACAAATGGCCATTATTAATTATCTGAACAATAATTAATCTAGAAATATAAAAAAATATAAAGATGAAAAAATATAGTATATACATAGGAATATT contains these protein-coding regions:
- a CDS encoding HYC_CC_PP family protein; translation: MKKGFNKILSMTLALLVFGTSITYAVEMHFCAENLVDFSFFNNSSNCAELDSNEELIEICAVSEVPCCNSEQVVIEGQDTLVKSNFEDLTYNQQLFLTSFGYSFINLFEGLERNVVPFASYIPPLLVRDILILDQTFLI
- a CDS encoding efflux RND transporter permease subunit, translating into MLNKSIKFLIENKLVAILLLVLFVGWGVVNAPFDWGTGILPSDPVAVDAIPDIGENQQIVYTKWDGRSPQDIEDQITYPLTTSLLGIPGVKTIRSSSMFGFSAIYIIFEEDIEFYWSRSRILEKLNSLPSGLLPEDVNPSLGPDATGLGQIFWYTLEGRDKDGNVTGGWDLHELRSIQDFYVKYALSGASGVSEVASIGGFVQEYQIDVDPELMRQYNIGLQKVVEATRKSNRDIGAQTLEINKAEYLVRGLGYIESIEDIQNAVVTSEEFASIRIKDIAKVTLGPKTRRGLLDKEGAEVVGGVVVARYGANPLEVINNVKDKINEISAGLPSKELSDGRTSQVTIVPFYDRTELIQETLGTLNEALTLEILITVLVIIIMVFNLRASILISGLLPVAVLMVFISMKLFGVPANIVALSGIAIAIGTMVDVGVILSENIIRHLDEDKDRLSINEIVYNATAEVSGAILTAVLTTIISFLPVFTMVGAEGKLFRPLAFTKTMALTASLVVALFLIPPFAAIFFKKRNIKTVAGYTVNAIVIALGITALIFGHVLGLVLVAFGITGILLLKKKISPKRSNLINIIISSFTIVYLLAAYWRPLGFDRSIFMNLIFVSLIAFGLLGTFAVFRRYYTRILRWTLRNKILFLSIPTAIVIFGVVIMQNTGKEFMPSLNEGSFLLMPTSMPHAGVEENKRILRQLDMAVANIPEVKTVVGKAGRTESALDPAPLSMYENIIQYKSEYMRNEEGERQRYRVNEDGLFILDDGKLSINPNLEIDEDADGYAQDKLRDPFSLKREDLIPDEDGEYFRTWRPEIKSADDIWNEIVRVTKLPGITSAPKLQPIETRLVMLQTGMRAPMGIKVKGQDLREIEAFGLKLEEIIKEAEGVKDEAVFADRIVGKPYLLIDINRERLARYGIAIEDVQRTLQVAIGGMQITETVEGRERYGVRVRYPRELRENPQDIKDIYVPVQNGSPVPLGELVDVRYEQGPQVIKSEDTFLIGYVLFDKLDGFAEVNVVENAQAVIQEKIDSGELVVPKGITYRFTGTYENQLRAEKTLSIVVPLALVIIFLILYFQFKSVSTSLMVFTGIAVAFAGGFLMIWFYGQDWFLDFNFFGENLRNLFQIHPINLSVAVWVGFIALFGIATDDGVVMATYLTQTFDRNDPENKDEIRDSIVEAGEKRIRPCLMTTATTILALLPILTSTGRGSDIMIPMAIPSFGGMLIALMTLFVVPVLFSWKKEFALKRKNK
- a CDS encoding TolC family protein, translated to MRYIIVIITLLIFTQSRGQDLQSYLQEAEINNPEIQAFELRYDIAEEKVNEVNTLPNTEVSGGYFVSEPETRTGAQSVRFSARQMIPWFGTITARENYASALADAEYIEVAIAKRKLKLAVSQSYYRLYAIEAKQRVLEENIELLDTYERLALTSLEVGNASAVDVLRLQIRQNELVEKKEVLEQDFLAEQSEFNNRLNREEGEQVVVYDSVPLPSEDFIISVDNLNNHPELLKYDELYESVELAEVLNQKESLPDLGFGADYVAVTERPDMDFNDNGKDIFMPMVSLSIPIFNNKYKSISRQNELRQLELDAQKDERRNQLETTLERARSNREASRITYNTQLNNLEQARDAEEVLIRSYETGTIDFNDVLDIQELQLKFQIGLIEATKNYYVQMAIINYLNNN